The genomic DNA TGGATTGTGACTGGACTATAACAATAACATTTGGTAGCACTTtgtctaaaaataatttcctctttaCTGCCCGATAAGATGACAAGTTTTTGCAAATACAGTAATATAGCTCCTTTCTAGAAAGTTGAGTTCACTTTGGAGAAAGCACAGATTTACAGTTAAtcattaaaactttaattttcagACTTTCTGATGTGtatcttctttgtttttcacagagaCTAATAGACAAGTCCAGAGTAACCTGTGTAAAATGGGTACCAGGTTCGGAAAGCCTTTTCCTAGTAGCTCATTCCAGTGGCAATATGTACTTGTATAATGTGGAGCACACTTGTGGTACCACAGCCCCGCACTACCAGCTACTTAAACAAGGAGAAAGTTTTGCAGTTCACACTTGCAAGAGTAAATCCACAAGAAACCCTCTGCTTAAATGGACAGTAGGTGAGGGTGCCCTGAATGAATTTGCCTTTTCCCCAGATGGGAAGTTCTTGGCGTGCGTAAGCCAGGATGGTTTTCTTCGTGTGTTTAACTTTGATTCAGTGGAATTGCATGGTACAATGAAAAGCTACTTTGGAGGACTGCTGTGTGTGTGTTGGAGTCCCGATGGGAAATACATAGTGACAGGTGGAGAGGATGACTTGGTAACAGTTTGGTCTTTTGTGGACTGTCGAGTAATAGCAAGAGGCCATGGACATAAATCGTGGGTCAGTGTTGTTGCGTTTGATCCATATACCACTAGTGTAGAAGAGAGTGACCCGATGGAATTTAGCGGAAGCGATGAGGATTTCCAAGACCTTCATTTTGGCAGAGACCGAGCAAATAGTACGCAATCTAGGCTATCCAAAAGGAACTCTACAGACAGTCGTCCAGTAAGTGTTACATATAGATTTGGTTCAGTAGGCCAGGACACGCAGCTCTGTTTGTGGGATCTTACAGAAGATATCCTCTTCCCCCACCAACCTCTTTCAAGAGCAAGGACACATACAAATGTCATGAATGCCACAAGTCCACCCGCTGGAAGTGGTGGACCTAACCCAGGAAGTAATGGAAACAGTATCACAACACCTGGAAATTCTGTACCCCCTCCTCTTCCACGGTCAAACAGCCTTCCGCACTCTGCAGTCTCAAATGCTGGCAGTAAAAGCAGTGTCATGGATGGTGCCATTGCTTCTGGTGTTAGTAAATTTGCAACCTTATCACTACACGATCGGAAGGAAAGACACCATGAAAAAGATCACAAGAGAAATCATAGCATGGGACATATATCTAGCAAGAGCAGTGACAAACTGAACCTAGTTACTAAAACCAAAACGGACCCAGCTAAAACTTTGGGAACACCTCTCTGTCCCCGAATGGAAGATGTTCCCTTGTTAGAGCCTCTTATCTGTAAAAAGATAGCACATGAAAGACTGACTGTGTTAATTTTTCTTGAAGACTGTATAGTCACTGCTTGTCAGGAGGGATTTATTTGCACATGGGCAAGGCCTGGTAAAGTGGTAAGTTTTAATCCTTAATGCTGCATCAAAGAACTAGAACTCTGAATAGGTAGTTTTCttgaaatataaatgaatgttgaatataaaatttctttatgcttaatgtaaaaaaaaaaatcctcagagcCATACTTTTGGATACTGCATGCCATATTTCTGAATGATTTGAAGTGTCTTGGATACAGTTATTAAGTATAGTTGCCTtccagcagaagaaataaatactgtgCATCTAAACTATTGATCAGTGTTCTTATACTTAAGCATAACCACAATATGGTAAAAGCTATTTATGTAAAAATTGAAGTAAAACCTGTCAATcactaaaataattataatccttctaatattttctacaaaatacAGCACTCCCGATGACAGTAGCTtatgaaaagctgctgcttttaagtCTAATGAGAAATGTACGCCTCtgaaagaattaaaaccaaagtGTTTTGTTCCTCCATACTTTTCTGTGGTGGCCTGGCATTAATGTAAAACCACTTCTTATTAAAACGTCAGCCATTTTATGCACAGATTTGTGAGCCCTTTACTGACTGTAGTTTATGCTCTTGAAATTGTGGATCAGTATGATCAAGGAACTCTTAATTTTTGATTTATGTATTTAAGTTAGGGAAAATCATGCAAGCTTTCTCTAAGTAGTTTGTGTTCTGTTACTGTCAGTTTTGTTAGGCACTTTGATCATCGACAAGCTCGTGCTTTTTGATGGCACCTGTTCTCTCAGTTGAAccttcattaaaatatattgctAGTTTTAACTCTTGTTTTTAATGCACTTGAACACagataaaacttaatttttttctgtccaatGTATAGCCAGCTGAATTTTGAATTAAGCTAAACGTGgtgattattttattaaaaagtacttTGTGCTACAGTAGCTTTTGCCAGCTTGTTTGCCagcaacattttaaaggaaTACAGCTATGAAAACCTTACCAGAGTTGATCTAGCAAAACAGAtgttatttttgtgaaaaattcTGAGAGGGGATGTAGGTTAtcacctgaagaaaaagaaataatctggTAATACCTGAATATTGCCACGTTGGGCAACCTAAATGAAAATCTGATGATCATTAGGTTCTAACCATTTGGTTCATAAATCTGACTTTTGAAGTGGAGGtactgtatatatttatataccaCATCTTCGTTGCTATAAACTTTTAAGTAAAACTCaataatttatcttaaaactaTTTGTATAATATAAATTTCTTTGAGATGCTATCAAATGCATCTAGGTATGTGTAGAGGGCTATATCTGCTCTGCATCTTAATGCATATTTAAAGGTTGAATCTAAAACTAAAAATTGTAAACTGTttctggggagaagggaggagggttttttcctaaaaacTACAGACCcagcattaatttaaaaaaaaaaaaaaggtaaagcaCCCCCCCCAAACactaaagtatttaaaatgtttgtcctAAATGAAAATACTAACCCAGTTATCACTTCTGTGACTGAGTGCAATTCACGGCTTATGAATTAACTTTATACACATACAGCAGTGCCTCAGATTTCTATTGTGacctatattttctttttgttctaaaGCTCCTTTGTGTACTACTAAACACTACGCTGTTAAACTTATTTTCAGTGGCTGAGGTGGGTTTTGTTAGACTGGCTATAACATAAATATCTTTGTGTATTGACTTTGATTTGGAATatgacatttcaaatatttcagagatAAAGTATGCAGTACCAAAAAATCAGGATTTATGTATTGGCCAATATGGGAAACTTTAATTACAGGTAAGTAATTTTCATGCTGAAGTTATcactttcaaaattaatatattgCACACTGATGTAAATGCCATATTGTTTAGGAAGTATTTACTTAGaaattttcaaatgaatttgtttttctgatttcactTGCATTTCTAGTGAGCTCACTCTGCTGGTAAAAACTAAACTTTGGTGGCATGTTTACAGGGCTTtgataggaaaatatttgtgccAGAAGGACGTTATGAGCATCCTTTTTGTTATAGGAAAgcacttaattttatttaatgaaaattgtCAAAGTATAAAACACTCATGGTAATGTCTTTCTTACTGGGTTATATACCATTCTTTTCTGTTTCGCCAGCTGTTTTATCCTAGGCTATCCCATTACTCTGGGGTTTAAAGCTGCTATTTCTAGTCTTCCTTTTGAAACATGGGTCCCCAAGTGATCTTAAAACTCTGTCACATTTTTGTCTGCCAACTCTAGAGTAAAAGCCTCTGAatcttgctgcttcttccatCATTGCCTCAAAAGGCCTTCTTTAAATTCATGCTACTGCCAGCCTAAAGAAAGAATTGGATGGAAAACTGAAGCAGGCTTGCAGTGTCTAATGTAATTTCCACTGAGCCAGTGCTACCATTCCCtctcatttttaatagccaTCAAAAGATGTGCTGGGTAATTGGACAGCGTATGACAAattctcttcatttttctggttgggctggtagaaaaaaaaaaatccagaaatgtCTCTTCAGTGGTGATCCTTATAATAGCTGGTAGGCTGTACAGTGCTCACAGAGTGTCCTGACAGTTTGTTTATAAACTTTCCAAATCACTGCTTCAGTGTATACGTAATCATACCTTGAGCTTCCTCACTGGATATACCATTCTTGTGTTGTGCTTCCAGAACTGTTGTACTAACTCCCAATCAGAGTGAGGTCAAGTGAATGGCAAAATTCAGTAAGAAACAAGTTGAATGAGCCTCAGGATTCATTAGTTTCAATTTTTTACTCTCACTTTTTGTTAGGCTGTTTCTGAGGAAGAAAGTTCAGAGTGGTGAGAAAAATAGGTTGCCTTAGCAAGAGTATGAACTTTCTTCTGAACCAGGTGACAGTTAACTATCTCCTCTCCTGCCACTGTCTTTCCCAGCCCTGATGGGAAACTTAAATGGGGCTATAGAACTGTTGTATTAATCTCAAAACGtagacaaataattttaaaggaacCAAGGTAAACTTCATGTTATCTTTACAGCTACTTCAAACTGAATTACAGGACTGgcagaagcaattaaaaaaccccaaacaaaacccacaacccaacAAAACGCCCAGAATACCAAAGTGGCACCTGAATATGCAAAACAAGTTTTCTCTGGCCTTAGTGGTCAGAGGAATCATATGATTTCTGACTTTAGAATTAACTATTCACCATCTTGTACAGTGACTCCATTTTATCCAAGTAAAAGTTGCTGATGAGTTGTTGTTTCCTTTGTAAGAAAGCTCAAGGTAAGATTGGCTGCAAGTATGAGCCGGTGAAATGGCAGTGTATAACCTAGCAAGATAAACATGCTACCATTTTGTGAAACAAATGCACatggaatttatttatttgaattattGTACAGGAAAACTTAAGACTTAGATTATAACATCCTTGAATTTTCTAGTTAACTACAATTGTAGTACAGTATCATGTTTTAGTATGACTTCTGTTTTAGTGAAAGTACTTAAACATTCATGTACTATATTTGAGTGAGATGAGCAGCTATACATACTAATTCTTCCTCAATGGAAAGGAGCATTTCATCATTACAATTGAAGTTCAATTGCTGGTATTTAAGTACTATCAGATAGATTTCTTTCAACGTGATACGGTATCTGTATAAACTTCAGGGATGATTATAgtaaaactgaaacacagctaTATAACTTCAGGTTACCATGCTGAAATTTGAAGCTTTCTGTAATGTGCATAATAGCAAAGTTGCACATAGCATACCCGCGTTATCAGGGTGAATTTAAACCTAGTACACTGGTGTGATATTTATAGCAAGGTATGTGTGTTtgcgcgtgtgcgtgtgtgagAAGGTGTGACTAGTGGCTCCGGTAAAGCCAGGAGAGATCATAACCCTGTAAAGGCTTTATGACAAGGATGTCTGGATTAGGAAATAACATGACTTTTACTAAACACTTTTTAGAAAACCCATGTTCTGAATTATCACCTCTTAAAATTTGGTTATGTACTTGGAATGACTGTATATGTCTGCCCCTTTAACAACATAAAGCTACTAAATTAATACTTAAAATGCTGGCCTGCTTATGTTACGATAATAAAATTTGTGTCAGTTAATTTACTGTCAATTTACATGTAAAgattaaacaatattttttctgcattttatgaaTTCTGTATACTGGAGTTTGTTAAAGATTGACATGTTAGGTGATACTGTACAAAATTGTATTGACTACCTTTAGTGAAAATCAAAAGTAAAATTcatatgtatttcctttttacaCTTCCATCTAATTTCTTGACAACTTGAATAAATTTCATAGAGCCTTTCTAACATGAACTATTGTTAATTTAACTGTTGCAATAATTAAGCTTTAAGAAGTATTGTTggtatatttataattttaagaagATCATGTTTGTTTCATACTGCTTATTTTTAGCTGTTCTATTGTCACTGTTACAGCTGAAGAACTTTACTAAATACTTGACATTACAAAATAACTTGCTGGGGTTGTCCTCTGTATACTgatgttaaataaaaatgtgtgatTGAACTGTAAATGTAGATAACTTTTGACAGTCCTTTCCACATTTGAGTTTTAATTTATCTTGCAGTCCTTAGGTGGTCTTATGCTATCATACTGTGCTAAACAAATGGCCACAATGAAAGCTGTTAACTTGCCATATTTTCAAGTACAAAGTTGATTGCATCCTGTAACCTGCTCTGAGTAAATGTTTCACTTCATCTCAAGATGATGCATACGTTTTGATGCTTAAATCTTGCTGATAAGGTTATGTCTCATGATTTTGTTTTAGGACTAGAGTAATACAAAATAGAATACTTATCAAACTGCTTATCAAACTTGTTTAAACTCAGATTCAGTAAAACAGGAGATGGATGTATCTAGATTCTCTCTGCCTACCTGTCAAACAGAAGCTGGGGCTGAGCGTTGTCATTCCTTTTAGGACTCTACAGGAGCTCTTTCCTCTGTGGACTCTGGTGCAGGGTATGTTCTTTATTCCAGCTTTAGATCTTGACATGTACCTAATGAATGTGGAATTTACAGCCTGAGGGTATGGCTCACTCAGATGATCCAGCCATTTTCTGTCTAGAGAAACAGTGGCTAGTCTAGAGCTAAACTCAGCTGAACTAGAACTAAACTGGTCTAAAACTTTGCCTGCAAAATTTCTTGGAACCAGTTTAGCAAAGACTTAAGACATCGCACTTCCATCTGAGTGGAGTAGGGATGGCGTCACCCTTGCAGCAGAGGTTCTGTGTTAACCAACGAAGGAGCCaaacaaattatatttactAAAGTGTTTCAGAGGCACTTTTGAGAAATATCAGTGAAAAAGTTAGTTACTTTGGCTGCAGTCTAACCAAGGTAGGACTTTGTCTCTTAGGTGGAAATACTTCAGACTAAAGCTGAGGAAATCTTCTCTGAACTTGAGAACTTTCTGGTACTTCAGAAGATACTGATTCACCACTATGGTGTTCAAGGTATAtaacacatacatatatttaagaACAGGTGCCAGTTGAGGAACAAAATGAAATCTAGCCTGAAAGCCTCTGGGAAACATCCAGTTACATCAAGTGATGCAATAACTGTTTGGTCAAACCAATTTCTCAACAGTCAGTGTGAAACAAACTTAATGTTCACTAGTTCTGTGGTCATAGAAGATACTTTGGCAAAAGATGTATTGGAATGTGAAAGTGTAGTCTTGCTTGTCTTTATTTAAGAACATTGCACAAAACTCTCAAGGAAATAACTCATATGATCacattattttctggtttttgaagTTGGATTCTAGGTAGATGCCAGTCAGCCTTATCAAACTCATTTCACTCATTTCTTCTCCTGATGAGATCATGCTTATTTTACAACTAACCCAAGTCATATGCTTTTCCCTGAGgttttccctgttttatttcaattttattattttctaatctgaaaattttaaacctTGCAGAGTTTTGTGGTTTGAGGGAGCTAGAGAAACAACTGTTCCTAAGCTTGTGAGCCTTTACTACTTTAACGAAGCTTAAAGTCCTATTGCTCGAGCCAAATCAGGTTTCTGCTGGCAAAAGACTttgcatcttatttttttttctcttgaacaTGCATATCTTCCACTTGCCAGCCATATACTAGTCTTGCAGTAATCTTGCCTAATATCACTAGACAGATTTTTAGTTAGTCTTAGTCTGCTGGTTTTCTAGCAGCCTTGACTTTTTGTTGACAATGAGTAAAATGGTGATGTACCcgttaggaggaaaaaaatctcctttatGTACATAGAAGAGAAGTTGCAAATGAAACCTCCTTGATGCTACTACATGCTTTTACAAGATCTGGTGTCAAATGgtgttacagaaaaatataaatgctgAAACTACTAGaacaaagggggggggggaaggcaaaTGGAAGACAAATACTGTGTTTAAAACTGTTTAGTGAACAGACTGTGTAAAGATAGGCATCAGCTTCGCTGTATCCCCCTCAATCCCATACAAAATATTCCTCTGTAGTATATGTAAATATTCATCCTATGCTTCCTTGAACATTCttagtttattaattttatgaCTCCATTAGAGATTAACATCTGATTTAGTGAGTATATGCAGTTCGGAGACTTGGGCTAATAAATGTTGAATTGTTTGGATAAGAAACTGTTGGAGATTTTTTCGTGCAAATCTTAAAACCAATTCAGCTGATTTGACTACAGAACTTTAAACAAACGTGAAAAATCTCATTCCATTTTGGCGTATTATTATTGCTCAAATACTGTATTGGACTGTGGGTTCTTTTGTCAAGCAAAGGTCTTGGTCCAGATTACTTTTTCAGATTACTCCAGCATATCTCTGTTCTGGACAAGAATAAACTACCCATGGAATATTCTTCAAATaataaattcaaattatttcataaaCTGGCAATAGCAGTATAACATTGGTTTAACAAATCAATGCCATTTTTGTATGGGCATTTattaattcagctttttaaaattggtttAATTGCATTAGTGAAGTGCACTATGAGACCAGTTAAACTATATATGCCCCAAAGGGTTTggtccccccatccccccccacATTGTTTGTTTGTTACATTGGAccctgtgctttgtttttactacctttcagtttcaaaacaaagtaGGAAAGACGTGCAGAGTTCTGACACCGGCAAGTTAGCGAGAGCCAGCCGAGCTGTTGCTGAGGGAGCGTGCTCTTGGCGCACGCTCAGCCTTCGCCAGGGACAAGGGCGTGGGGAAGTAGCACATAGGCATTAactgcctgtgccctgctcaTGTGCCCAAACGTGTGCTTTATTATCCTGATTAGTGAAACTACATATGATTGCATCTTTGGTGCCAATTAATCCTCTTGTAAtttacatgaagaaaatattaacttaGTAGTTactgatggcttttttttacTTAGTACTATCCTCctgatttcttctcttttttttttttttttttaaatacagcaattACGTGCTGATCTTTCATAGAATTAGTTTCTGTTGTGAAACGCTGTGTTTCatatctttggaaaaaaaccaaacttttgGCTGGAGCATATGcggaattaaaaaaacccaaacaaaccaaaaacaaacaaagaagaacccacattaaaaaaaaaaaaagccaacaaaacaaaaaaaaccaaccaaccaaaaaaaacccacacaaaacgCCCCCTCCCTGCAATCTCATGAATTGTGAGGAGGGTTTATCTTAATCCTGCGGCAGGTCTTTCTGAACAGACCGCAGCTATGAGTGCCATGAACCTTGGGTGAAAATGACCTTACTGATTGTATTTGTTACGGCTTTTCATTCCCACCCATGTGAGCCTATTTTTACCAAAAATGCAAAGGCCTGTGTGTTTTGGGAAGTCAGAGAGTGCATAGATAAATGTGGAAGAGCTCTAGCAACTAGTGCTGAAACAGTTTGTGTTTAATACATTCCCATTGCTAATCGACATAAGACAAACGACGCTGTCCTCTGCACAAGAAGCACGCTTCAGCCGTAGAGTGTTCCGTTACGATGGCAGATGATGTAGCACCTACTTGGAGGACCCTCTCGCAGGTGGTGATGAAGATTGTTTTATCAAATTCCTGACCTG from Phalacrocorax aristotelis chromosome 9, bGulAri2.1, whole genome shotgun sequence includes the following:
- the WDR20 gene encoding WD repeat-containing protein 20 isoform X2 — its product is MLLSKMAAEGGGKEMNEIKTQFTTREGLYKLLSHSEYSRPNRVPFNSQGSNPVRVSFVNVNDQSGNGDRLCFNVGRELYFYIYKGVRKAADLSKPIDKRIYKGTQPTCHDFNHLTATAESVSLLVGFSAGQVQLIDPIKKETSKLFNEERLIDKSRVTCVKWVPGSESLFLVAHSSGNMYLYNVEHTCGTTAPHYQLLKQGESFAVHTCKSKSTRNPLLKWTVGEGALNEFAFSPDGKFLACVSQDGFLRVFNFDSVELHGTMKSYFGGLLCVCWSPDGKYIVTGGEDDLVTVWSFVDCRVIARGHGHKSWVSVVAFDPYTTSVEESDPMEFSGSDEDFQDLHFGRDRANSTQSRLSKRNSTDSRPVSVTYRFGSVGQDTQLCLWDLTEDILFPHQPLSRARTHTNVMNATSPPAGSGGPNPGSNGNSITTPGNSVPPPLPRSNSLPHSAVSNAGSKSSVMDGAIASGVSKFATLSLHDRKERHHEKDHKRNHSMGHISSKSSDKLNLVTKTKTDPAKTLGTPLCPRMEDVPLLEPLICKKIAHERLTVLIFLEDCIVTACQEGFICTWARPGKVR
- the WDR20 gene encoding WD repeat-containing protein 20 isoform X1, whose translation is MLLSKMAAEGGGKEMNEIKTQFTTREGLYKLLSHSEYSRPNRVPFNSQGSNPVRVSFVNVNDQSGNGDRLCFNVGRELYFYIYKGVRKAADLSKPIDKRIYKGTQPTCHDFNHLTATAESVSLLVGFSAGQVQLIDPIKKETSKLFNEERLIDKSRVTCVKWVPGSESLFLVAHSSGNMYLYNVEHTCGTTAPHYQLLKQGESFAVHTCKSKSTRNPLLKWTVGEGALNEFAFSPDGKFLACVSQDGFLRVFNFDSVELHGTMKSYFGGLLCVCWSPDGKYIVTGGEDDLVTVWSFVDCRVIARGHGHKSWVSVVAFDPYTTSVEESDPMEFSGSDEDFQDLHFGRDRANSTQSRLSKRNSTDSRPVSVTYRFGSVGQDTQLCLWDLTEDILFPHQPLSRARTHTNVMNATSPPAGSGGPNPGSNGNSITTPGNSVPPPLPRSNSLPHSAVSNAGSKSSVMDGAIASGVSKFATLSLHDRKERHHEKDHKRNHSMGHISSKSSDKLNLVTKTKTDPAKTLGTPLCPRMEDVPLLEPLICKKIAHERLTVLIFLEDCIVTACQEGFICTWARPGKVGLLSSQNQANSPSGTVV
- the WDR20 gene encoding WD repeat-containing protein 20 isoform X4, with protein sequence MLLSKMAAEGGGKEMNEIKTQFTTREGLYKLLSHSEYSRPNRVPFNSQGSNPVRVSFVNVNDQSGNGDRLCFNVGRELYFYIYKGVRKAADLSKPIDKRIYKGTQPTCHDFNHLTATAESVSLLVGFSAGQVQLIDPIKKETSKLFNEERLIDKSRVTCVKWVPGSESLFLVAHSSGNMYLYNVEHTCGTTAPHYQLLKQGESFAVHTCKSKSTRNPLLKWTVGEGALNEFAFSPDGKFLACVSQDGFLRVFNFDSVELHGTMKSYFGGLLCVCWSPDGKYIVTGGEDDLVTVWSFVDCRVIARGHGHKSWVSVVAFDPYTTSVEESDPMEFSGSDEDFQDLHFGRDRANSTQSRLSKRNSTDSRPVSVTYRFGSVGQDTQLCLWDLTEDILFPHQPLSRARTHTNVMNATSPPAGSGGPNPGSNGNSITTPGNSVPPPLPRSNSLPHSAVSNAGSKSSVMDGAIASGVSKFATLSLHDRKERHHEKDHKRNHSMGHISSKSSDKLNLVTKTKTDPAKTLGTPLCPRMEDVPLLEPLICKKIAHERLTVLIFLEDCIVTACQEGFICTWARPGKVLLQTELQDWQKQLKNPKQNPQPNKTPRIPKWHLNMQNKFSLALVVRGII